The genomic stretch aaatatgaaaaaatctgTACCCTCactaataagcaaataaatttacattaaattacatggatttttttttcatctttaagttTAGATttgatttaaaagatttttctaacAGTATTGGAAGAATCCCACTCAAGGAGACTGTAAATTGGTATAATCTTCCTGGAAAgctatttgaaaatatcattcaACATTTTGATGCAGAGCTTTGgtccagcaatcccacctctAGGAAACTTACTACTAATATGTTGGAATTGAACGAAAATATACAGACATATGTGTGTCCTACAGTACTGTGCCTAATAGAGAcactttttgagaaaaaaaaaaaaaaaagccaatcagTAAATTCCTTAACTAAACTATGGTAACTTTACatagtataattttttatttattttttattagttaggggtgcctgggtagcttagctggttaagcatccaactcttgatttctgctcaggtcgtcatctcatggttcatgagttcgtgccccgcTTCAGGCTCCCACAGACAACAAGGAGTTtgcttgggactccctctctctgcctctctccttctctcccaaaataaataaactttaaaaaaaaaataggtaaattggggcacctgagtggctcagtcagttaagcatctcactcttgatttcagctcagttcatgatcccagggtcttaggATCTAGCCCCACcttcaggctccctgctgacagcacggagcctgcttgagattttatctgtccttttctctctctttctctctctgcccctccccagctcatgcaagCAGaggcacacgctctctctcaaaataaacaaaaaaaaaaaaaaaaaaaaggcaaatcttCATGTACTATcatgaaaggaaacaaagatctgatatatcaataaatataaatatatgcttcCACACACGATGGTATGTTCATGCAAGGGGGTAATTCTCACTTTCGACTATGCACATGACTATATTTGAACTCCTCAAACTTGTATTGTttcatattataataaaaatatgaaactgaTATGAACATGTTTCAGGTACTACTATGAACTTATCGCCTGTTTCCAGTTATCTGTAGAGGTTTTCTATACTGGCTCTATTTATAGACACTTTTACATTTAATGTTAAACTGCACAActtattttaacttattatttCCGCTTTCAGTTCATCCAGTGgggaattttttaaacaattttctatCATCTGAGAACGTACCATGCTATGTCTGATGGAAAGTACAGGCTCTTGTAAGAGTTCCCACTTTGACTTTCattccaaatgaaaataaatgcttcctcatcttttcagattttatatGGTACTGCTTAGCCACATCAACAGAAACCTTTAGACTATTAATCCTGATCcaaaagagaatcccaaaagaGACTACAGATGGAAAAAATAGTTTAGTGCCATTTGGCAGGCTTCtaattatatcttctttaattcttttgcTGATCATACTACTTGGAACCAATTTATGTTTTCAGCCAGATACCTCACAGTAAGGAAAAAAGTTTCACAAATCCATTAAACTTTAAAGTTGATTGTTATTCCTCACTCATCAATCAGTAATACCCAACTGAAAAACTACAATCTAGTAAACAATTCTAGTTCACCCTATCCATGATTGCTGACAGTTGGGAGCATGAGGCAGGTTCTGAGTATGGCCTCTGAACCAGACTATGTGGGTTTGAAGTGGGCTTGGGCTGTATGATTTTCACCAAACTGCTTAACTGCTGTGCCTCAatgttcttatctgtaaaatgggatcaatCTCTGAGgatttttctaagaattaaataagatcaCATTATCACTTTGAGCAGTATAATCACTAGCTATacttattttattggttttgactATGTCCTCAGCAAGTCTGATaagattttaaattcaatttattcCCATTTTGGCAAGCTTCTGATTTATGGAACCTTTCATTTCATCTTCGATTCTTCCCGCCTGTCTTTTCTGATCTATCACCAAAGGTATTCTACTTTTAGCTTCATTTAATAAGAAACACATGAACACCTACAACCTAACATACATTATTCTATACACTTGGTGCAACTTCactcatttcatttccttaacaTTCCAACAAAGcaaatactattatttattttcattgtaaagaGGAGACAATGGTTTCATACAGAACATAAAATATCATGCCCAAAGTCACAAGAAAAGTAGAGCTATAAGAAATTGAAACCAGGCACTCTGGTTCCTGAGAGAGTGCTCCTCTCAGTCAGGCCATCAAGGACCAAAGacacacacccctgccccctgggCACCAGCACTAGGGTAAATCAAAGAAAAGTCAACGACTTCATACTAAACACATGGGCATATAGGAACGTGTGATCTGTTGGAATATTTAGTATGGTCAAACATTTTGAAACTTGccacatttaaaagaatacacTTCCAGAACTCTAGAAATGGGCAGCGTTAAGTCAGTTCCCCTTTTCAGAGTTTCCCACACTTCGACATTTTGAAAGTTGACCAAAGTGTGATTTCCAGTTTTCTAATTATGCAATTATTTTGTACAGCATTTCCCTGTTTAAACTGAAACTATTCCAAACCTCCATCTAGATAATGATTTTGGAGATTTCAGGAAATGTATACTTCATTATGTAGGTCATATCCGTctacataaaaagtaaaaccagTTGGTTATTTTTCCTCTACTGAAGTAAAAAGCATAAAGgtgtatatttaaattatgttctATCACATAAATGAAATCCAGAATCTGTATCTCAAGAAACAATTTATTTGAGTCAAACCTACATGTTGTAAATTGTGCCATGATTGGGCAGTTCCAACAAAATTATCCAGCATCCTACTGCCTCATATTTTCAAATGTCCAGTGGGACATGAAATTTTTATTCTTAGAATCCCAAACCAAGTCATCCCCAAATTGTTATTCAATCTAACCCCACAGTCTGGTCCAACTCTGTGGTGAAATGTGCAGGAGAAACTATGAAGTGAAACTCACCATGGAGAACTCAACATTCCCCTCATAAGGTCCACtaatttcctctttccctttaccTATCTGGCAGGGACACACTTCTGTTCATGGACAACAATGGTCTCTGAACAAAGTGGCAATTACACCCTTTCAAACTTGAAGACATTTAAAGGATAAATTGTATAGACCTTGCCCAAGGTTGATAAAATTCCTGAGTCTTCCACACTCCACATACGTTAAACAGAGAGATTTCGAAAGATGATTTCCAATGAGCGAAATAGTATACCTCCATTTAAATCTGCACTTCACTCACCAATGCAGTATGGGGTGAACATTTTTTAGTGCTTCCTATATACCCAGCATAATTCTATATATTCGTTTTGTCTTCTCAATGACATATGAGGTAATATACTATCATTAAACccattacacagatgaggaaactgagagagcTATGAAATCATTTGTCTATTACCTAGTACTCAGTATTTGCTGGATCTGTGATTCTAACcatcccctccaaaaaaaaaaaaaaaatctgggtctAATAGCCCTGAACTGTTAGAAAATAtatcactctgtctctctgagatAGAAAGACCAAAAAACTAAGGTACATGTAAAATTAAACAGGCCGGCCAACTGTACACAAATTTCTGGGAAAAGCAGTCTGTAAGTGAGCAGATGATGATTCTAATTTTAAAGTCAACTCTTGCTCTTCTGTGTGGTTGTAACCTGGGGCTAATTTATTGTTCTGCCACCTACTATAAAATACAAGAGGTACTCAAAAATTTCGCTGACCATGTAGACGGCAAAGATAAACTGCCAGAACGTTATTAGATGAGAGAATATAAAGAGAACGGCCTCTAAACTAATTCATTTAAGTCACAGTAGGTTAACATCACCTAAGTTTGAAATAAACGAGCTTTCCTATTAGATAATTTGCAAAGGTTTGAATATGAAGAGGTTCTAATTGATTACATTACACACgtgaaaatgaggaaggaaacCCAGCATAAGAAAGCAGAACAACACTTGCTTCACATGCTCTTCATGGACTGTACTGATGGCTGCCTCAATCAGAAGACACTGAGCGCAGTGTCCTTCCAAACACAGGTGAATTTCAACTTTTCTTATGGGCGGGCTTGCTTATGAAAGACAGAATATattcaaggggaaaaaacactTTATGGTAAACATTCTAGAAACCATAGATTAAGAGCATAAGGAATGATATAACGTACAGCACGCTGACAtgaatttttacttcttaaatggGTCTTGCTTCATTGCCATGTTCAAAGCAGCACTTGTGAAGGAGGTAGAACCTGTTATTTGGATTTCAAAAGGGTGTAGAAGTAATGGTACTGTGACAAGTACCAAAAATGTAGTACACGTTTGAAAAAATTTGTAGCCAGAAACATGTGCCTTTTCAACTCATCTACTGAATGGGCTGAATAAATATAAGGTGTTAATAGGCTATATACCTaaagcctgtttttattttattttattttttaacgtttatttatttttgagacagagagagactgagcatgaacaggggaggagcagagagagagggagacacagaatcggaagcaggctccaggctctgagctgtcagcacagagcccgatgcgggcctcaaactcacggaccgcgagattgtgacctgagccaaagtcggccacttaaccaaccaagccacccaggcgcccccctaaagCCTGTTTTTAAAAGTAGCACTTGGAAATCATGACttcttatttgattttgtgtatgtgtttctttATAACAGCTGACCCTGGAAACCATGAACACCACAGTGATAAAGGGCTTCAATGGGTCTGAGCGGTGCCCCAGGGACACACGGATAACACAGCTGGTGTTCCCAGTCATCTACACCATCGTTTTCTTCACAGGCATCCTGCTGAACACCTTGGCCCTGTGGGTGTTCATTCACATCCCCAGCTCCTCCACCTTCATTGTCTACCTCAAAAATACTTTGGTGGCCGACTTGATAATGACCTTCATGCTTCCATTTAAAATCCTCTCTGACTCACACCTCGGACCCTGGCAACTCAGGGCCTTTGTGTGTCGTTTCTCTGCGGTCATCTTTTACGAGGCCATGTATGTGGGTATCACACTGCTAGGCTTCATAGCCTTTGATAGATTCCTGAAGATCATCAGAccctttggaaaatattttgtacaAAAACCTGCTTTTGCGAAAATGATCTCGACCTTCGTCTGGCTCTTTTTGTTCCTCATCTCTCTGCCGAATATAATCTTGAGCAATAAGGAAGCAACACCATCATCTGTGAAAAAGTGTGCCTCCTTAAAGGATCCGCTGGGGTTGAAATGGCATCAAGTGGTGAACTACATATCCCAGTTCATTTTCTGGACTGTTTTTGTCCTAATGCTTCTGTTTTATGTGGTGATTGCAAAAAAAGTATACAACTCTTACAGAAAAGCCAGAAGTAAGGACAGCAAACACAACACAAAGCTGGAAGGTAAAGTGTTTGTCGTTGTGgctgttttctttgtgtgttttgctCCATTTCATTTTGCCAGAGTTCCCTACACTCACAGTCAAACTAACAATAAGACTGACTGCAGGCTGCAAAATCAATTGTTTATAGCTAAAGAAACAACCCTCTTTTTGGCAGCAACTAACATTTGCATGGATCCCATAATATACATATTCTTATGTAAAAAATTCACAGAAAGGCTACCATGTATGAGAGGGAGGAAGATCATGTCATCAACCCAAGAAAATCGTACTATCCAGACAGACAATATAACCCTAGGCTGATAACTTTATTCTGGTTACCTAATATTTAATAGGTAAAATTTCAAAAGtcaatttggaa from Panthera uncia isolate 11264 chromosome C2, Puncia_PCG_1.0, whole genome shotgun sequence encodes the following:
- the P2RY13 gene encoding P2Y purinoceptor 13, which gives rise to MRKETQHKKAEQHLLHMLFMDCTDGCLNQKTLSAVSFQTQLTLETMNTTVIKGFNGSERCPRDTRITQLVFPVIYTIVFFTGILLNTLALWVFIHIPSSSTFIVYLKNTLVADLIMTFMLPFKILSDSHLGPWQLRAFVCRFSAVIFYEAMYVGITLLGFIAFDRFLKIIRPFGKYFVQKPAFAKMISTFVWLFLFLISLPNIILSNKEATPSSVKKCASLKDPLGLKWHQVVNYISQFIFWTVFVLMLLFYVVIAKKVYNSYRKARSKDSKHNTKLEGKVFVVVAVFFVCFAPFHFARVPYTHSQTNNKTDCRLQNQLFIAKETTLFLAATNICMDPIIYIFLCKKFTERLPCMRGRKIMSSTQENRTIQTDNITLG